The following proteins are encoded in a genomic region of Paenibacillus sp. FSL R7-0273:
- a CDS encoding sensor histidine kinase, which produces MKAVQTTIRKLYRNSRISQKLFLAFSLMIAIPAIVISFLFIRTQEAQLYKDAMAEGSSHVSRLEGQLRSRLTMLENASSTALTQKGFVDFIHSDMQADGLQLVKFRQNQYEQMHNIIQSYDLVSQLSFYVDNPGLHEIWPEIYRYDRFWPQDYWMTLREENGAAFRLFSLQEGEHTLSYYRLVRLQGKQNERPTIMEIRARHSAIFSDLLEERDGSFFSVVMDGSQPSRSVFNTAHASALVADGQLDDILTRVHSRLDVLQHDEPVQITSGDQTYYALYRYIAPLNAYIVDITSHQELMKGPRNWYFLVVAITLCVLLMMMVMISYMTRRIFRRLEMVLASMRKVRQGQLDAKIHTGLSDSDSGDEIDYVAVSYNSMLDEIQRLMTQVVDKQLIAKNAQLHSLHSQINSHFLYNALESIRMRAEVERQPAIAGALVSLGSLLRYSMQWRGDTVSLGDELANIHSYIRFINFMEGSSLELRAELLPEVLRYPIPKMCMQPIVENAVHHAAPPGGSVAIEMNVRVENSFMLLIEIRDNGTGIDPQTLSRLQEEMADESDRPIVASRNGLGLANVHKRLQLHYGKGSGLSIESVQGAYTSVTIRLPWEQVNLGGW; this is translated from the coding sequence ATGAAGGCCGTACAGACAACAATAAGGAAGCTTTACCGCAATTCACGGATCTCACAGAAGCTGTTTCTGGCCTTCAGCCTGATGATTGCGATCCCGGCCATTGTAATATCCTTTCTGTTCATCCGCACACAGGAGGCCCAGCTGTACAAGGATGCCATGGCCGAGGGCAGCAGTCATGTGTCCCGCCTGGAGGGGCAGCTGCGCAGCCGGCTGACGATGCTTGAGAACGCTTCCTCAACCGCGCTGACACAGAAAGGCTTCGTGGATTTCATCCACTCTGACATGCAGGCTGACGGTCTGCAGCTGGTAAAGTTCCGGCAGAACCAGTATGAGCAGATGCATAATATCATCCAAAGCTACGATCTGGTCAGCCAGCTCAGCTTCTATGTCGATAACCCCGGCCTGCATGAGATATGGCCGGAAATCTACCGCTATGACCGTTTCTGGCCGCAGGATTACTGGATGACGCTGCGTGAGGAGAACGGGGCGGCGTTCCGCTTATTTTCCCTGCAGGAGGGGGAACACACTTTATCTTACTATAGACTGGTCCGGCTTCAGGGCAAGCAGAACGAACGGCCGACCATTATGGAGATCCGGGCCCGGCATAGCGCGATTTTCAGCGATTTGCTGGAGGAGAGGGACGGCAGCTTTTTCTCCGTCGTTATGGATGGAAGCCAGCCTTCCCGCAGCGTATTTAATACCGCCCATGCGTCGGCTCTCGTCGCAGACGGGCAGCTGGACGATATCCTTACCCGCGTTCACAGCCGGCTGGATGTGCTGCAGCATGATGAACCCGTTCAGATCACTTCCGGCGATCAGACCTACTATGCATTGTACCGGTATATCGCACCGCTGAACGCCTATATCGTCGACATCACCTCCCATCAGGAGCTGATGAAGGGGCCCCGGAACTGGTATTTTCTTGTGGTGGCTATTACGCTATGCGTCCTGCTGATGATGATGGTCATGATCTCCTATATGACCCGGCGGATCTTTCGCCGGCTGGAGATGGTGCTGGCCTCTATGCGCAAGGTGCGTCAGGGCCAGCTGGATGCCAAAATTCATACCGGACTTAGCGATAGTGATTCCGGTGATGAAATTGATTATGTCGCTGTCAGCTATAACAGCATGCTGGACGAAATCCAGCGGCTGATGACCCAGGTGGTTGATAAGCAGCTAATAGCCAAGAATGCACAGCTCCATTCCCTGCATTCGCAGATCAACTCCCACTTCCTGTACAATGCGCTGGAATCGATCCGGATGCGCGCGGAGGTAGAGCGGCAGCCGGCCATCGCCGGAGCGCTGGTATCGCTGGGCTCACTGCTGCGCTACAGCATGCAGTGGCGCGGGGATACCGTCAGCCTGGGCGATGAGCTGGCCAATATTCACAGCTATATCCGCTTCATTAACTTTATGGAGGGAAGCAGCCTCGAGCTGCGTGCCGAGCTTCTGCCTGAGGTGCTGCGCTACCCGATCCCCAAAATGTGCATGCAGCCCATTGTTGAGAACGCCGTGCATCATGCGGCGCCTCCGGGAGGGAGCGTAGCCATCGAAATGAACGTGAGGGTAGAGAACAGCTTCATGCTGCTGATTGAAATCCGTGACAACGGCACCGGCATTGATCCGCAGACACTCAGCCGCCTGCAGGAGGAAATGGCCGATGAGTCCGACCGGCCGATTGTCGCCAGCCGCAACGGGCTGGGGCTGGCTAATGTGCATAAACGGCTGCAGCTGCATTACGGCAAAGGCAGCGGGCTTTCGATTGAAAGTGTACAGGGTGCCTACACCAGTGTCACCATACGTTTGCCTTGGGAGCAAGTCAATCTGGGAGGATGGTAG
- a CDS encoding response regulator produces the protein MNLLIVDDQKHIRDGLQAMVSQFPQQPDSIFSAANGIEALQLLRQYSIQLVITDIRMPDMDGLELMARTREEQLTVDYLIISGYGDFAYAQKAIGLGAKGYLLKPVNREDLQASVEHVWQEIMTRQALSRDMEQLSRMARETDRKELSLYMQGSAYDEAWTFGTEQQHPELWASYRLCLLSEERRINQPGASSAHSMESLAYSVYGSGGCICLQRRPHLILAVDAAADTGKLPEALKAAQIAATAAITGPQQGLKALPGAYTEVQELHKHSYLFPELRCILPEKTAGLVQQWQLPHEELYALFRFIGADSGSRITEGISMLFHKNVLQRYHIGYTERLCRAVVQMLEEYEWVIRPYMGEDALDIDPLRNLYDHPGIREYIQALQQQMLRLSQFYHEFKCSYRNSQDLNEAIRFIHENYHKPLDLAMVSNHVSLNYAYFSNLFKKNVGKGFAEYLRDVRLDKARRLLAETEYKIVEITPLVGYESYKSFTRAFREVMGMQPTEYRQMVRRKQG, from the coding sequence ATGAACCTGCTGATTGTGGACGACCAGAAGCATATCCGCGACGGGCTGCAGGCAATGGTGAGCCAGTTCCCGCAGCAGCCGGACAGTATCTTTAGCGCGGCCAACGGTATTGAAGCGCTGCAGCTGCTCCGCCAGTACAGCATCCAGCTTGTCATTACCGACATCCGCATGCCCGATATGGACGGCCTTGAGCTGATGGCAAGGACCCGGGAGGAGCAGCTGACCGTCGATTACCTGATCATTAGCGGCTATGGCGATTTTGCTTATGCCCAGAAGGCAATCGGCCTGGGAGCAAAGGGTTATCTGCTCAAGCCTGTGAACCGCGAGGATCTGCAGGCCTCGGTGGAGCATGTGTGGCAGGAGATCATGACCCGGCAAGCGCTATCCCGCGATATGGAGCAGCTGTCCCGGATGGCCCGGGAGACGGACCGCAAGGAGCTGAGCCTGTACATGCAGGGCTCGGCCTACGACGAAGCGTGGACTTTCGGGACGGAGCAGCAGCATCCGGAGCTGTGGGCCAGCTACCGGCTGTGCCTGCTGAGCGAAGAGCGGCGGATCAACCAGCCGGGCGCGAGCAGCGCCCACAGCATGGAGTCGCTAGCCTACAGCGTGTACGGCAGCGGAGGCTGCATCTGCCTGCAGCGCCGCCCGCATCTGATTCTGGCGGTAGACGCCGCCGCAGATACGGGGAAGCTGCCCGAGGCGCTTAAGGCTGCGCAGATCGCGGCGACAGCGGCCATAACCGGGCCGCAGCAGGGCTTAAAGGCGCTGCCCGGTGCCTACACCGAGGTGCAGGAGCTGCATAAGCACAGCTATCTGTTTCCTGAGCTGCGCTGCATTCTGCCTGAGAAGACGGCAGGGCTGGTGCAGCAGTGGCAGCTCCCCCATGAGGAGCTGTACGCCCTGTTCCGGTTCATCGGAGCGGATAGCGGCAGCCGGATCACCGAAGGCATCTCTATGCTTTTTCATAAAAATGTACTGCAGCGCTATCACATCGGCTATACAGAACGGCTATGCCGGGCGGTGGTGCAGATGCTGGAGGAGTACGAATGGGTAATCCGCCCCTACATGGGCGAGGATGCGCTGGATATCGATCCGCTGCGCAATCTCTATGATCATCCGGGTATCCGCGAATATATTCAAGCGCTCCAGCAGCAGATGCTGCGGCTAAGCCAGTTCTATCACGAATTTAAGTGCAGCTACCGCAACTCCCAGGACCTAAACGAGGCAATCCGCTTCATCCACGAGAATTACCACAAACCGCTCGATCTGGCGATGGTATCCAACCATGTGTCGCTGAACTACGCCTATTTCTCCAACCTGTTCAAGAAAAACGTCGGCAAGGGCTTCGCCGAATACCTGCGCGATGTCAGGCTGGATAAGGCGCGCCGTCTCCTGGCCGAAACGGAGTATAAGATCGTCGAGATTACGCCGCTGGTCGGCTACGAAAGCTACAAAAGCTTCACCCGTGCCTTCCGCGAGGTCATGGGCATGCAGCCCACGGAGTACCGGCAGATGGTGCGGCGCAAGCAGGGGTAG
- a CDS encoding cobalamin-independent methionine synthase II family protein has protein sequence MCNKFQIVGSLLRPSELLKYKTQIEHRDDISYPFYQDFAGYETCEAEAIKNVVNKEIEHGLSVITDGEYSKSMWHLDFVWGFEGIERYIADHGYFFRDTDGTSKYETRKDIGLRITGELSGKNHHFIKIFKEFQEHAGDRETKLCVPSPSHIFGELSWSDNIGGKDAVYKNRQELKAGLVKAYKEFVGEFAALGGKIIQFDDCLWELFADDNPNSPYTGENINQEEVQALATEFIDINNTVIDYGHSLGLKVWTHNCRGNYDSRNMGGGSYVKIANLFLKQLKYDRFFLEWDDERAGSLEALAVFKDRPDTEIVLGLLSSKTNTLDDEERVVRLLNEAATIIDKDRLFLSHQCGFASCDGGNELTEDEQWAKINQGQRIAKQYWQTQSV, from the coding sequence ATGTGTAATAAATTTCAAATTGTAGGCAGCCTGTTACGGCCGTCGGAGCTGTTAAAATATAAAACGCAGATCGAGCACCGGGATGATATCAGCTATCCGTTTTATCAGGATTTTGCGGGTTATGAGACTTGCGAGGCTGAGGCGATTAAGAATGTAGTGAATAAGGAAATCGAACACGGTCTTTCGGTAATCACGGACGGTGAGTATTCCAAATCGATGTGGCATCTGGATTTTGTCTGGGGCTTTGAAGGAATTGAGCGTTATATCGCGGATCACGGGTACTTTTTCCGGGATACAGACGGCACTTCTAAATATGAGACGCGCAAGGATATCGGCCTGCGGATTACAGGTGAGCTGAGCGGGAAGAACCATCATTTTATCAAAATATTCAAGGAGTTCCAGGAGCATGCCGGTGACCGTGAAACGAAGCTGTGCGTTCCGTCACCGTCGCATATTTTTGGAGAGCTGTCCTGGTCTGACAACATTGGCGGCAAGGATGCCGTTTACAAGAACAGACAGGAGCTGAAAGCCGGCCTCGTTAAGGCCTATAAGGAATTCGTGGGGGAATTTGCGGCTCTTGGCGGAAAAATCATTCAGTTCGACGACTGCCTGTGGGAGCTTTTTGCAGACGATAACCCAAACTCCCCGTATACCGGCGAAAATATCAATCAGGAGGAAGTACAGGCGCTTGCCACTGAATTCATTGATATTAACAACACCGTGATTGATTACGGACATAGCCTTGGCCTGAAGGTATGGACGCACAACTGCCGCGGCAATTATGATTCCCGCAACATGGGCGGGGGCTCGTACGTTAAGATCGCCAACCTGTTCCTGAAGCAGCTGAAGTATGACCGCTTTTTCCTGGAGTGGGATGATGAGCGCGCGGGTTCGCTTGAGGCTCTCGCTGTCTTCAAGGATCGCCCGGATACCGAGATTGTACTCGGCCTGCTGTCCTCCAAGACCAATACGCTTGATGATGAAGAGCGCGTAGTCAGACTGCTGAATGAAGCAGCGACGATTATTGATAAAGACCGGCTGTTCCTCTCCCATCAATGCGGATTTGCCTCCTGCGACGGCGGTAATGAGCTGACAGAAGACGAGCAATGGGCAAAAATCAACCAAGGGCAGCGGATTGCCAAGCAATACTGGCAGACCCAGTCTGTATAA
- a CDS encoding family 16 glycosylhydrolase, with translation MKRLYKAELRFSRKVWSLFLALVMLSGIGLLPASKVQAAATTVSSMAYFSAADGPVISKSGVGQASYGFVMPIFNGGAATWNDVSGDVGVKVKKNGNWVDIDSAGGFVYNQNWGHWSDGGANGYWFTLSTTTEIQLYSKANSNVTLNYTLAFQNVNTATITSMAATQGPVLTAGFTGSAGFTYPVFNNDPNLIYAAVAQDLKLSVKPVSSSQWVNIDNNAASDWIYDSNFGQFTEGGGGYWFTVTESINVKLESKTSGASLVYTINFSQPVRNSYTLSAYDSNTTYTADNSGSIGFPLPKIDGGAPIGSELNKFVYQIKKAGVWVDLSSSAQSGFVYAGNGYNNMSAANQWGYWADYIYGLWFQPIQENMEIRIGYPLNGQTGGNVGTNYVYYNFIGNPNAPRPDESDQEDIAIGTPSDPAIAGMNLIWQDEFSGTALDTSKWNYETGYYISNDVNSWGWGNAELQHYTNSTQNVFVSGGQLNIRALNDHRSFPQDPNRYAEYSSGKINTKDNLSLQYGRVDIRAKLPTGDGIWPALWMLPEDAAYGAWAASGEIDIMEAKGRLPGTTSGAIHFGGQWPVNRYIAGEYHFPQGQTFANDYHVYTMVWEDDNMKWYVDGQFFFKVTREQWYSVAAPNNPNAPFDQPFYLIMNLAVGGHFDGGRVPAASDIPATMQVDYVRVYKEGTGGNPGNPGNVAVSGVTVTPASPQIEVGQSVQLAANVAPSNATNKAVSWSVSNPAVASVNASGSVTGLAAGTVMVTATTADGGKTASSTITVVTPPPVTVVIGDSVRGLKKTGNNLQFYVNGATFADLHYKINGGGQINVAMTSTGNGNFTYPVLNLQQGDTVEYFFTYNPGQGALDSPWQTYVHGVTQGVPQ, from the coding sequence ATGAAACGATTGTATAAGGCTGAGCTCCGGTTCTCGCGTAAGGTTTGGAGTCTGTTTCTCGCGCTCGTAATGTTATCGGGCATAGGGTTGCTACCGGCTTCTAAGGTTCAGGCAGCGGCTACTACGGTATCGTCTATGGCTTATTTCTCGGCGGCAGACGGGCCGGTCATCTCCAAATCAGGTGTAGGACAAGCCAGCTACGGGTTTGTTATGCCAATATTCAATGGCGGTGCTGCAACCTGGAATGATGTATCCGGCGATGTCGGCGTCAAAGTGAAGAAAAATGGCAACTGGGTAGACATCGACAGCGCAGGCGGCTTCGTCTACAACCAGAACTGGGGGCACTGGAGCGACGGCGGCGCGAACGGCTACTGGTTCACGCTCAGCACGACCACTGAAATTCAGCTCTACTCCAAAGCCAACAGCAACGTTACACTGAATTACACATTGGCGTTCCAAAACGTTAACACGGCGACCATTACGTCGATGGCTGCCACACAGGGGCCGGTGCTTACTGCAGGCTTTACTGGCAGTGCGGGCTTTACGTATCCGGTGTTCAACAATGATCCGAACCTCATCTACGCCGCAGTAGCCCAGGATTTGAAGCTGTCCGTTAAGCCGGTCAGCAGCAGCCAGTGGGTTAACATCGACAACAATGCGGCCAGCGACTGGATCTATGACAGCAACTTCGGCCAGTTCACCGAAGGGGGCGGCGGCTACTGGTTCACAGTAACGGAATCTATTAACGTGAAGCTGGAATCCAAAACCTCAGGGGCCAGCCTGGTCTACACGATCAATTTCAGTCAGCCGGTCCGCAATTCGTATACGCTGTCCGCCTACGACAGTAATACGACTTACACAGCTGACAACAGCGGCTCCATCGGCTTCCCGCTCCCGAAAATTGACGGAGGCGCGCCGATCGGCAGCGAGCTGAATAAATTCGTCTATCAGATTAAAAAAGCCGGCGTATGGGTTGATCTCAGCAGCTCCGCCCAAAGCGGCTTTGTCTATGCAGGCAACGGGTACAATAACATGTCCGCCGCCAACCAGTGGGGATACTGGGCTGACTATATTTACGGCCTGTGGTTCCAGCCCATCCAGGAGAACATGGAAATCCGCATCGGCTATCCGCTGAACGGACAGACCGGCGGCAATGTTGGCACCAACTATGTCTATTACAACTTTATCGGTAATCCTAACGCTCCCCGCCCGGATGAATCTGACCAGGAGGACATTGCTATCGGTACGCCAAGCGACCCGGCCATCGCCGGCATGAACCTCATCTGGCAGGATGAATTCAGCGGCACCGCGCTTGATACGAGCAAATGGAATTATGAGACCGGCTATTACATCAGCAACGACGTGAACAGCTGGGGCTGGGGCAACGCCGAGCTGCAGCATTATACCAACAGCACGCAGAACGTGTTCGTGTCCGGCGGCCAGCTGAACATCCGCGCCCTGAACGACCACCGTTCGTTCCCGCAGGACCCTAACCGGTATGCGGAATATTCCTCCGGCAAAATCAACACCAAAGATAACCTGTCCCTCCAGTACGGCCGGGTAGACATCCGCGCCAAGCTGCCTACCGGTGACGGCATCTGGCCGGCGCTCTGGATGCTGCCTGAAGATGCCGCCTACGGCGCCTGGGCCGCTTCCGGTGAAATCGACATTATGGAAGCCAAAGGACGGCTCCCTGGTACAACCAGCGGCGCGATCCACTTTGGCGGTCAGTGGCCGGTGAACCGCTACATTGCAGGAGAGTATCATTTCCCGCAAGGGCAGACATTCGCGAACGATTACCACGTCTATACGATGGTATGGGAAGATGACAATATGAAATGGTATGTGGACGGCCAGTTCTTTTTCAAGGTCACCCGCGAGCAGTGGTATTCGGTAGCCGCACCAAACAATCCGAATGCACCATTCGACCAGCCGTTCTACCTGATCATGAACCTGGCAGTCGGCGGACATTTTGACGGCGGCCGGGTACCGGCAGCGTCTGACATTCCGGCTACTATGCAAGTGGACTATGTACGCGTGTATAAGGAAGGCACCGGCGGCAATCCGGGTAACCCCGGCAACGTTGCGGTCAGCGGAGTCACAGTGACACCGGCGTCCCCACAGATTGAAGTCGGTCAGAGCGTTCAGCTGGCCGCTAATGTAGCGCCTTCGAATGCTACCAACAAGGCAGTCAGCTGGTCCGTTTCCAACCCGGCGGTTGCTTCCGTTAATGCCAGCGGCAGCGTAACCGGACTCGCGGCGGGCACCGTTATGGTAACCGCCACAACCGCAGACGGCGGCAAAACCGCCTCCAGCACCATCACCGTCGTAACCCCGCCGCCTGTCACCGTAGTCATCGGCGATAGCGTACGCGGCCTGAAAAAGACCGGCAATAACCTGCAATTCTACGTCAACGGCGCAACCTTCGCCGACCTGCACTACAAAATCAACGGCGGCGGCCAGATCAATGTAGCCATGACCTCTACCGGCAACGGCAACTTCACCTACCCTGTGCTGAACCTCCAGCAGGGCGACACGGTGGAGTACTTCTTCACCTACAACCCGGGCCAGGGAGCACTCGACTCCCCTTGGCAGACTTATGTGCATGGGGTGACGCAGGGGGTGCCACAGTAA
- a CDS encoding copper amine oxidase N-terminal domain-containing protein: protein MKKGLALLLGLSLCLPAISTTAFADSMDIKVNVEGDRVVFDQPPVIFEGRTLVPIRAVCEKIGATIKWDVSTRTTTVSKGNKTLSLQIDSQLMQVSGGSPVQLDVPPQIYNGRTLLPIRAVVENLGYEVTWDAAKQILSIEQEGAIIVDDLGNTQAYGVDNWAQISPVHQFPYKNEGLAYAYTDSNQLKITTPGKTMTLEVKYPILGDVISDDDGNFYVVWGKANNTQNASIETVFISKYSPEGQELKTTGFVGKSTPWREADSAKTKVPFDSGNSVSVISDGILVNYHSKERYDGHQSDNVIAVKVSDMSAYSLPNDTYSGHSFNQSLIYSKKSSSLLFASHGDAYARGFRVNNSSGKYGDDSEILFHFYLEANANYDMYIVNTTFAQLGGLAETSKGVALVGASAKSISEKAKSEKQNLFVQIFDPQAAQVSEAMFIGGEVRSGALSTDINDRDNSPLESVTDYGVHWLTDYNDTDVIAPQVVSANDRIVILWSTNEDTFYMVLSEDGTVITPATSLGGQPLNSFERPVYYDGAVYWAAVKNGRLKIMSIRP from the coding sequence TTGAAAAAGGGTCTGGCGTTATTATTAGGATTATCGTTGTGTTTACCGGCGATAAGTACAACCGCATTTGCGGATAGCATGGATATAAAGGTCAATGTTGAAGGGGACCGTGTCGTGTTTGATCAGCCCCCCGTTATTTTTGAAGGCCGGACACTGGTTCCAATACGTGCGGTTTGTGAGAAGATCGGTGCTACTATTAAATGGGATGTTAGTACCCGGACTACGACTGTAAGTAAAGGTAATAAAACACTAAGTCTGCAAATCGACAGCCAGCTAATGCAAGTCAGCGGAGGATCTCCGGTGCAATTGGATGTTCCGCCGCAAATTTATAATGGACGCACCTTATTGCCCATTCGTGCAGTCGTTGAGAATCTTGGTTATGAAGTCACATGGGACGCAGCTAAGCAGATCCTTTCCATTGAGCAAGAGGGCGCTATTATCGTCGATGATCTGGGGAATACACAAGCGTATGGAGTAGATAATTGGGCACAAATTTCCCCGGTTCATCAATTTCCTTATAAAAATGAAGGTCTCGCGTATGCCTATACCGACAGTAATCAGCTTAAGATAACAACTCCCGGCAAAACGATGACCTTAGAAGTGAAGTATCCTATTCTTGGGGATGTCATTTCAGATGACGACGGTAATTTTTATGTCGTTTGGGGAAAAGCAAATAATACACAAAATGCTTCAATTGAAACCGTCTTTATTTCAAAATACTCACCAGAAGGACAAGAGCTGAAAACAACCGGGTTTGTAGGAAAATCCACGCCATGGCGTGAGGCTGACTCAGCAAAAACTAAGGTTCCTTTTGATAGCGGTAACTCCGTATCTGTTATATCAGATGGCATATTGGTCAATTATCATTCCAAAGAGAGATACGATGGGCATCAGAGTGATAATGTCATTGCTGTAAAAGTATCCGATATGTCGGCATATTCATTGCCTAATGATACCTATAGCGGACATTCTTTTAACCAAAGCCTGATTTACAGCAAGAAGTCATCAAGTCTTCTGTTTGCCAGTCATGGTGATGCGTACGCCCGCGGGTTCAGAGTTAATAATAGCTCCGGAAAATATGGCGATGACTCAGAAATATTGTTCCATTTCTATCTTGAAGCAAATGCAAACTATGATATGTATATAGTGAATACAACGTTTGCCCAGCTTGGAGGGCTTGCAGAAACAAGTAAAGGTGTCGCCTTGGTTGGTGCGTCTGCAAAATCAATAAGCGAGAAGGCAAAGAGTGAGAAACAAAATTTATTTGTACAAATCTTTGACCCGCAAGCAGCCCAGGTCTCTGAAGCTATGTTTATAGGTGGAGAAGTTCGTAGTGGTGCGCTTTCAACAGATATAAATGACAGGGATAATTCACCGCTCGAAAGTGTGACAGACTACGGTGTGCACTGGCTTACTGATTATAACGATACAGATGTTATTGCCCCACAGGTTGTATCGGCTAATGACCGCATTGTTATATTATGGTCAACCAATGAGGATACCTTCTACATGGTTTTATCTGAAGATGGAACAGTTATCACCCCCGCAACCTCACTAGGCGGACAACCGTTAAACTCATTTGAGCGTCCGGTGTATTATGATGGAGCTGTGTATTGGGCAGCTGTCAAAAACGGGCGATTAAAGATCATGAGTATTAGACCTTAA
- a CDS encoding AAA family ATPase — protein MLQKADLEQLLGPDSNSDKPLVVLMCGIAGSGKTTFSQKIEPYGFTRLSIDEEVWAVHGRYGIDYPAEKYREYLNEAHLSLHNQIAQCIKERKPAVVDSSFWNKAERDKYKRLIEEAGGRWKLIYLKVHPDELRRRLKVRSERFDANAAFTITEKLLNTFLSGFEEPKGEGEWVIEN, from the coding sequence ATGTTACAAAAAGCAGACCTGGAGCAGCTGCTCGGCCCAGACAGCAATTCTGACAAACCACTTGTTGTGCTGATGTGCGGGATAGCGGGCTCGGGCAAGACGACCTTTTCGCAAAAAATAGAGCCGTACGGCTTCACGCGCCTGTCTATTGATGAAGAGGTGTGGGCGGTTCATGGACGGTACGGGATCGATTATCCGGCCGAGAAGTACCGGGAGTATCTGAATGAGGCACATCTCAGTCTGCACAACCAGATTGCACAGTGCATTAAAGAGCGCAAACCGGCTGTGGTGGACTCCAGCTTCTGGAACAAGGCGGAACGGGATAAGTATAAGCGGCTGATCGAAGAGGCAGGGGGCCGGTGGAAGCTGATCTACTTGAAGGTGCATCCAGATGAGCTGCGGAGGCGGCTGAAGGTGCGGAGTGAGCGTTTTGATGCGAATGCTGCTTTTACGATTACAGAGAAGCTGTTAAATACCTTTCTTAGCGGCTTTGAAGAGCCAAAGGGCGAAGGCGAATGGGTTATCGAGAATTGA